tcgtagaccagcctataccagcgctttttaaaagcgctttcgtaggtcccccatttaccagcgctttttaaaagcgctttcgtaggtcccCCATATACCAGCGCTTTATTCCCCTTGTTTTATATTGTTGTCTTTAGTGAAAGCTATAGCAGCGCTTTCTCTCAAAAGCGATGGCGTAGCTGCGCTGGTAAATGTTTCATTTGGCGTAGTGCTTGCATATACTTCTAAGGACTTGTCTATGGTGGATGAAGTCATTGAAAACATGGTTGACTCTAGCATGAACGATTAATGGGTGGAAAAATTTGGGTGTACGAATGTTAACTTTCGAGTTATTTTAAGGATATTTTCGAATTTTTTAAGGGTGACTCTTAAGAATGGGAAGAACAATTccctaaatttattttaaatttaaatgtgtTGTTTGGTTGTGCTTAAAAGCCTTTATGTATAACCAACAATGTGGTTGTTTAGATACTTCATAAATCTTCAAGTTGATGGGAGAGTAATAAAATAAATTGGTCTTTGAGTCTTTGATATAGATTATGTGTCATCTTGTTGTAAAAATAAGTCTATTGAATTTGTTGATAGCTttaaaacaccaaaatattttatatatgagaGAAAGAATAgtgacaattaaaataatatactaaTTTGTCAAGAGTGAAGACAATCCCACAACCAACAAGAAGAAGATAAAGGATACGAACACAAACAAACTTGTTTATCCAATTCGATAAAAGTAATTTACTCTAAAGAATATAGCACATCTCTGATTCACTATACTTCCAAAAATGGTTACTAGAGATTATAAAAGAGTTACAAGAAAGTAGTCACTGAATTTTTCAATAACAAACTATACTTTCTACCAAGCGATTCTCTATATCTCCAATTATctatatatgaatcacacaaaCCCAAAATTTTTAGAAGTGTTTCAGAATCCCCCTAATTACCTTCAAAggtttcagaattttcaaaaacTCTAAAAAATTTCTACCATTGCCTCTCTAAGTTTTCCTACTAGGATGGTCACATATTTTGCCTTCCTTTTATACTAGATTTTGAAGGTTGTAAAAACAAGAAtgaaagagatacatatttataaatgTTGAAACCCAACAGATCCTTAATGGGGCAAAAACACAATCCATTAACGAACAAATCCGTGAACCGAAATGACAAATCACAATACAAGCAAATTGTTTGAATTGGACTTGATGCTCGATGGACCTGAAGTGACTGAATCATTGATCCGTTGttgcgcgcggatcaaaaacgagtattttgaaaacgtaatatagcgacaatggcacgagtcgtatcacaaggattcttttttttgtattaactaatataaataaaattggggaCTTATGGTTTTAAAATCAATTTGTAAAACAGagtaaataagtgattatcaaaattaagctaaacggctaatcctattgattcgggttccgacttatcatcggttataataacaccaatccctaaaacgcttcgatcctattcgattatgagattattCAGACAAGctcttatcaaaatcatacgagttatgttcctgtttaccaaattaagcaaacggttaagaatatgacgggttaatgaattaagcaaacgataacacgcaattaaatttaggaacatgcatacaatcgaatttaatcaattctatcctatgaacaacaatcgaattaagcaaacaattgtaatcaaattaagaaaatgatttcatagaaaagaattaaacataaatcaaatttaaattagtattagaataacctcaaagcaatggaacccataagcagcaggatttgccttcgAGAATTAGTttttcattctaatcatgaaagcAAACGTAAAATTTCTGGCAAAAAAAGGTCAAAACTACTGTAGCATGGATGAAACCCTTATAAACAAAATATGGGTTTCCACACCTAACTCAAACTGGGTCGGAAACATAGCCCAGACCCATAACaaatgatccaaaactaaataaaactaatgctgcagcttcaaacgaaattctggaaaatatgcgcaccgaatctgacttcgactccaacataaaagttgtagctctttctcttagctttccggcgattattagaacgcatcGATCTGATTCCCGGAGCTCTAGTTATTATTGTTTTAGTGCAGAATGCTAAAGCTGAAAAAcaagtacgaaaatcaaataacaataaaaataaactcaaatataaaaacataataaaatagaaaaataaacaaaccaaacgatagaaatgcctaagtacaatcataaaggaacgtgcatcaaaatgcactgatcaatcaTACCCAATGCTCGATTTACCAAAATTTCTCGACAAAACCAACCCGTAATGTCACCAGGAACACTGAGAGTTGTCCCTCAAACTGTCGTCATAACGGTGGAGGAGATAGTTGGACCTCCGTAAATCCTCCGCCGTTGTCGGTCGCCATCTGCTTGACCGCCTCACGGATCCAACATTTTCTATTGACATTCTTGTTGTTTTTCGACTTTCTAATTTTTGACAATCTCGAAACATGTTTCATAACATTTCATACCTTCTAGATAGAAATTGAAGACACAATTCAAAATTTCACCAACTAGTTGTATAAGCTTGATTTGCGCAATAGGAGAAGCTTTAACGACCTTCAAGATAGAGTATGTTACAGTTTTCCTACTACTAACCTCCATAAGTTGTTTTGGCATCAGTCTTACTCTAGAAACTCAATGGCAACTCAACGGTCAACTTGTCTTCTGTAAAACTCATTAAAGTAGTATGAAACAACCTTCATAAATCTACTATGCCTTGACCTCAAATCTTATAGATTATTCTTGTCATGAAAGTGTTCACTAGCCAATGATGAATGAGCAACAACAACATTGAAACCTTTTGAAATGTATAAGCCTCGTATTAGATCATTTATATATGATCATTCCACCGTGAAAAATTTTCAACACCATATGTTCAACTATAATGAATTAGCCTATATCATTAAACATGATCATGGATAATAAATTTTTCTAAGCTATGGATAGTTACAGTGACCATGAAAATGGTAGAATGTGGATCCTGTGGGACAGTAATAAAGTGGACATTAGAAGAATGAGTAGCATTAACCACGTGATTCACTGTGGGATATATGAGGTGGATGGAAGGTTCATACACTAGATAACTACAGTTTATGCTTCTAATAATTTGGATAAGAGAAGAAAACTTTGGCAAGATATTAATGCAATTGATGCTGCTCAGCAGGGGCCCTGGTGTCTCATGGGAGATTTTAACAATGTTTTGAGTATAAATGACGAATTGGTGGCAAAAATATTCAGGAGTCTGAGTATATTAATTTGAGGATTATGATGGATAAGTGTGGGCTGTATGAAATAGATAGCAAAGGAGATAGATTTACTTGGTGTAATAAGCATGTTGAAGGCATAATGTATTCTTGTATTGACATGGTGATTGCTAATAAAGATTAGTGCCAATAGAATTTGACAAGCACTCTCCATGTGCTTGAACCTGGCATATCTGACAATGCCATGTTGTGCATCAAGGCTGAGGAGCATAATAGGCAGAGGAAAATTATGTTCAAATTCATAAACAAGGTTACTAAGATTGGTGAGTATAATATTGAGGTTATAAGAAGATGGAACAAAGGGACTAAAGGCAATCTTAAGTATGCTCTTTGGCAGAAAATGATGAGGTTGCAACCTATCATAAGGAATTTGAATAAACCTTTTATGGGGATAAAGAGACAGATTAAACAGGCCAGGAAATACTTGACTGAGATCCAGCAGGATATTATAAAGGACATAATGAATGCTAATATGAGAAGGAAGGAGAAACAGTATACTAAGAAGCTTATTGAGTTGACTGAAACTACCGAGCAGATTATGAGACAAAGAGCAGAAGTAACTTGAGTTAGGCTTGGATATGACAACAATGCCTAGTTTCATGCCTCAGTCAAGAGTAAACATATTAAAATGAGTATTCACAAGTTATGCAAGGATTATGGAATTGTTTCCACTAGCCATGAGGATATTACAAGGGAAATTATGCAGTTCTATGAAAATCTCATGGGGACTGCTCAGAAGAGTATGGAATATGTGGATATAAAATCCTTGAGGAAAGGTAAGTAGATCAACATAAGCCACAGGGCTATGTTAACAAGACATTTTACTGCGACAGAAATTGAGGATGCTTTGAAAAGCATTGGAGATTTGAAAGCTTTGTGTGTGGATGGCTAAATTTTTCAAAGCATCCTGGAGTAGAGTTAAGCATGATGTGATTCAGGTGGTGATGGACTTCTTTGATAGGGGGATTATGTGGACAGGAACTAGAATTAAACCTTGGTTACTTTGATACCTAAGCATGATACTAAGTGTATCAAAGAATATCGACCAATCTCTTGTTGTACTACAACCTACAAGATAATAGCTAAAGTGATGGCTAGAAGAATGAGTATAGTCCTTCCTAGTATCATTGGCAGAAATTAGGCAACATTTGTCCCtgggtaaaacatttattatcaTGTTCTTTTGGCTTATGAGTTTATCAAGGATTATAATAGGCAAGGGGGGATGCCTAGATGCATGGTGCCAATGGATATCCAAAAGGCGTATGACTCGGTTGTCTGGCAAGCTTTGAAGAGCATAATGGCTGAAAtgagtttttccaaaaaattCATTGATTGGATTATGTTAGTTGTGATTACTGTGAGCTACCAACTCAACATTAATGGTAGGGTTATTAAGAGTATGCAAGCTAACGAGGGGCTTAGGCAAGGGGATTCGATATCCCTTTTTCTTTTTGTGGTGGTTATGAAATATTTGCATAGGAAGCTAGAGGATTTGCAATGTATTCCTAACTTTAATTTTTATAGCAAGTGTGAGAATCTAGGGATTAATGATGTTAGCTTTGGTGACGATGTGttgttatttttctttgttcAGCTTAAGTTGGATAAAGTTGGAGTCTTTTTAAAATGGTAAATTATCTAAAGAGTGAGTCAACTAGGAAATTAAACAAAACCGCATAGGCCCCATATAGAGTTCCATGGATAAATCATAGGAATCATCATATTCTAAGTGTAACAATAATGAATCTTCTCCTTGTCTCATATCAATATCATACGGTATACGATGGTGAATGGAGAAATTAATAATGGTTCCAAAATTCTTGATAATGAACAACTATATGATGTTTTCCTCAATTTTAGAGGAGAAGATACCCGAAAGAACTTCACGGGTAATCTGTTTCATGCTTTGCACAATAAGAGATTCCTAACCTTCATGTATAACGACAACCTCAAGAGCGGTAACCAAATTTCAGCCTCCATTTTCAAAGCATTGTAACAGTCAAGGATTTCAATTGTTGTTTTGTCAAAAAATTATCCATCTTCCGCATTTTGTCTTGATGAACTTGTCAAGATAATCGAGTGCAGAGAGAGAAATAACCTACTGGTTTTTCCGATCTTTTATGATGTTGATCCTTCCGATGTAAGTCACCAAAGAGGTAGTTTTGGACATAACATTTCTCATCATGAacattgttgaaagtatttgtgggtaaatattttcggtaatatatcgtatccacagggattggttaatatcactgccgttctatagttgtttattttgagttaggaaaattgagttggtttgttttatgattctaataatatcaaaagtaaacaataaattaaaagcgagtaatgaactgttgttaacgattagagaaatatgttgaaccttaggtatgagattcgatctctccaaatatcaataacgataatagtaattaagaacgataattatgaaaactcaatcccaattccatctctgcaaattggtattgaatcaatatagtaacctagggcaaaagttaaatcctttctttcgatcaaagattcaacgataatttaagaataaaaacaagatttcttattgataatgaattcaaacaattgttcacaggaattaattaatggtattgtatattcataggttaactactaccttagattcaacacgaggggtttagctctccatagacatgaagaacacacaaagattaatggaagaattcatcttcatcaaaggaatgtcttcgcttgatagagaattggtcttcaattgatgattgtggctgcaccttcagattgctctcctaatttcgctcttcccaaagttcttttttctcttggaagctagggcttttaaatagaagttttgggcttttaacgccgaggccgcggcgcggcatcggactggcgcggcgcgcttcaaaacagagatattttcgcgacGCGCTCTagaaactctcgcggcgcgccctttgcaatttccatctttttcttctgcctttgagacttccagctctctttcctcctcatgttcttctcaagcttcaattcagctctaaacctgcaaccataacacccacaagtgattcgatttgctttacgcacgaactaaacttgttcagttcaattcttaataaaaacctatggatttatcacattttgcattggtttggaaactaaatcacttctattaacacatgaatttaccattaatttactcctaacaaacatAAGCATGGAATAGATGGAATAGAGAGGTTTTTCCGATCTTTTATGATGTTGATCCTTCCGATGTAAGACACCAAAAAGGTAGTTCTGGCCATAACATTACTCATCATGAACATAAGCATGGAATAGATGGAATAGAGAGGTTTTATCGATCTTTTATGAGGTTGATCCTTCTGATGTAAGACACCAAAGAGGTAGTTTTGGCCATAACATTGCTCATCATGAACATAAGCATGGAATAGGTGGAATAGACAAGTTGCAAATATGGAGGTCAGCTTTGTTTGAAGTCGCCAACATATCTAGATTGCATTTCAAAAACCGGTACACTAATTCTCTAATTATAACTCAATATGTAATCCAGAGCACGAGACTTTTAGAGTGTGTATCACAATTATAACTTGAGTCACATGTGAGTATTGATAGGACAAACTTTATAGTTTTTCAAGTGGAGTTCTTGAGTCAGCTGTGTTGCCTAGGGTGTGATCTCATAGATCAGCATCAAACGGAGTTGATGAAATCCCCAAATTTTCTAGGGCGTGCTCAACTTGCGACAAACTAATTTAAAAAGACCAATCCCACCATTCACTAGTtctggtgaaggatagaaaaacacttagaaaaggggggattgaataagtgtgacttcaaaaacttgtaagataaaaacaatgaacacaattatttttatcttggtttgttgttaacaaaactactccagtccactcccttagagtgatttacctcatctgaggatttaatccactaatccaactgattacaatggttatccacttataaacactctaagtcttctagagtatcctgatcacaacttgatcactctaggaaccttttacaaacaatgtaaaataaagtttacaagagtttagattgcttctaataaaactgtaatcacaactgtgatatttctcttaagttctaagcttaacactcactaaatattacaagagtttgtgaggttgaagatgaagttcgtgagatttgattttgacagcatttcagtattttgcacaagtgttctactttgcttctgatcagaacttctatttataggcgcttagAGGAAATGACcgctgggagcatttaatgctttgcgtgaatagtacagctttgcatctaatgtttcacacttttgtcaactacctcgagccttgcttttcccgCTTTTAccgactttgccttttgtagcttctaacattccttttgttagtcagagattagacgtttcagcctttcatcttgtaatTTCTTCTGGACTCGGGTTTTGTAtataacaatgtttgaatatcaaagtcaacagcttggtgcagagcatcttcttgtcttctgactttgaagagcttgagcgtgataccatcagaacttcagagctcattcttctgactttcattcttctgatgctttcagttcatattctgattctgcttgatcatcttctgatgtctttccagagcatgttctgatgaagccatccagaacttccagagtcagttgcttctgagcgctgatttatgcatactctttatatatttcatgaaatggaaaatgcaaaggactagagtaccacattatcttatacaaaattcatatataatgttatcatcaaaacacagaatattgatcagaacaaatcttgttctaacatctggGCCATTTAAAATCAGAGCAAAACTCGATATGGACTGCCTCGACACAATGATTGTTAGTACCTAGCGGGATTCAAACCAGAGACCTTAAGAGAAGCACTCTCAGAATCCAACCTTCACCAACAAACCAATCCTTAAGGTTTCGGTACTGTTATTACAACAGTTTATTCTAGTGTTAAGGACTATGAAGCATGGACTCCGACATGAACACCATGACACGACACTGACACTTCGACACCGATAATATAAAAAACATAGGACACTGATACCACTATATATACCATAGTATTTAAGCTTCAATTATCTATCTATTACTAAAAGTGTTAAAAAATCTCttataaaaattaatgtttttaatttttcattgattatattgtttcaatacatgtccaaaagaTATGTAAGGTATGttgaaaacaaaatatttttgaaaaactttgtCTGAATTGTTCGACACGCGTTGTATTAGTGTCATACGAATATCCGACACCCATttaaagagtatttaaaaaaaatctattttttgggGGACACTTGTCTGACTTTTCCGACACTTGTCTGACTTTTCTGACACTTGTCTGACTTTTCCCGCATGTGTTGTACGGGTGTCATATAAGTGTCGAACACCGACGCGTGTCGGACACCGCGACACGCATACTCTTAGAGGTGTTTGTGCTTCATAGAATAAGGAGGTCTCCTTATATTTTGGTGTTTTGGAGTATGTATGTGAGTGTGGTGACAGATTGTCCGGGTTGGATAATTAGATTGCTAGAGATTCAGTTTAcataaccatattaatatgtttaTAGGTTCATTGATTGGATTCATTGATGTTGAGTTAATATCTTGTTCTGGTTTGTTGTGTTGTGTTTCATTCCTTGTATAAGGTGTCATGGCTAATAAAAAGTATCTTTGCCTTATAAAAAGCACTACATGGACTATTTTTACAGGTTTCTTGAAAAGTGCGAATATGAAATATTTCAAGAGGTCGTGGGATAGGTTTCTAACACTACGACCCGCTACGATGTTTTTCTTTGTTCTAAGGAAAAAGATACGCCATACTCTTTTTGTGGTTATCTCTACAGTGCTTTTaataaagaaggattcaaaatctTCATGAATGATAATGGATGTAAGGAGGACGGGACCCAAAGTTCACATTCTCTTGTTACAACACTAGAAAATTCAAGGCTTTCAATCATCATTCTCTCTAAAAACTTTGCAAATTCTTCCTCCTGTCTTGATGAACTTGTCACCATCCTTGAATTcgtgaagaacaacaacaaattaCTAGTTTGgcctattttttttaaagttgaaccAGCAGACATAAGACATCAGAAAAACAGTTATGAAAAAGTCATGAGCCAACatgaaaataaatattgaaaGGACTCAGAGAAGGTGAAAATGTGGCGATCAGCTTTGTTTGAAGTGGCAAACTTAAAAGGAAGAAACCTCAAACACAGGTACAtagtatatttttaattaatttttaactagtttttataattattaactaatgCTTATCTTTGCTAGTACTTAGTTGTTAACAATACATTAATATGCTCTTTTGCAGGTACGAATATGAGCTTATCGAAAAAATTATGGAAACCACCATTAAAATTTGACTTGCTTGTAGTAACATTTGCCAAGTCTTTTCTCGGGTATATAGTTCCACTAATCAATTCAACAACTGCGTTGTTTTTGTAAGCAAAACACTACTTGAGAAATTGATACTATTACTAGTgtttgtaataataataataaaatagcgTGTTGTGTTGGACGTGTATCATGTACATGATTATAAGACTTTAATGTTTAATACTTCACTACTATAATTTTGATTTATAATAGCACTAATTTAATAGCATTTTTTCATGAAACGCTATTAAACATTTTAAACTCGAGACTTATAATAGCACTTTTTAATGAAAAgctattaaaaattttaaactaaGACTTATAATAGCATTTATGTATCAGACGCTATTATAAGTGAACCCTTATATTACCACTTTTTCTATATACGCTATTACAGAATATTAATAAGATATAAAAAAATAGTATCATGTAGTGTCAAGGTAGTGTCAAGGTTATTTATAGCATTTGCTTTGCTTGTTTGGAAAACTAATAGTATCATGTACTTGAGGTTTATTTGGATTAACCTATTTTAGCTTATTTATTAACTTGAGCACTCCTTATACCTTAtatgaaaatatgattttatttaaacCTGTGAAAAAAATAGCTTATGCATAACATAAGCCCTTATATGATAAGCTTTTATTTATGTTAGAAGCACTCAATTAAGATGCTTACTCAAACAAGGCTATTGGAAATAAAGCCTTTGTGATGAGGAAAATTGTTTAGAAATATAGGAGACTTGAATAGAAATTTGTGAAGTAGGAGAACTCTTTATGGAAGAGAGActttgtatttttgcttgatacaaatgtgtgagattacatctctatttatagtacTCTAAAGAGAATTCTAGACTCACTAATTCTAGAGAATTCTCCATCCTAGAAATTTAAAGAGTATTATAGAGAATATTACAATATCAAGAAATATCAAGACTCTCCAAATAATACAAGAATTCTCTAGAAACTTTACCGAAAATTACTTAAGCCCAAAATAACAAAGCCCAAAACACAAATAATTAATCCAGgcccaaatcaagtttatatttcaACATCCCCCCCCCCCTTAAACTTGATTTGTGACTCCAAGCATACTCCTTAGCTTCACGAAAGTTTCCAACTTGAGTGgcttggtgaaaatgtcggcagCTTGATCTTGAGACATCACATACTTCAACTTCACCACCTTTCTCTCAGTGAATTCTCCTATGAAGTGGTAACATGTGTCGATGTGCTTACTTCTTTCATGAAAGACGGGATTCTTTGCTAAAGCAAGTGCTGATTTATTATCAACACATATTTCCATAGGATCTTTTTGTGGAATCTTTAACTCTTTCAACAAGTTCCTTATCCAAACTGCATGACAAACACATGATGTGGCAGCGACATACTCGGCTTCACAAGTTGATAGTGTGACTATAGGTTGCTTCTTTGACCTCCAAGTGAAGGCAGTATCTCCCATAAAGAACACAAAACCAGTAGTGCTCTTTCTATCATCCAAGTTTCCACTCCAATCGCTATCACTATAGCCAACAATCTCATAATTGTTAGAAGAGTAATAGTGCAAGCCAAAGTTTGTTGTACCTTTGATGTATCGAAAAATTCTCTTTGCCGCCTTGAAGCGAGTTGTTGGAGCTTCCATGTAGTGACTTACGACTCCTATAGCATAGAGAATATCTGGCCTTGTACATGTCAAGTAACGTaaacttccaaccaaactttTGTAAAGAGTTGGATCCATGATCTCTCCATTTTCATCCTTGCTCAGCTTGCTTCCATATTCCATCGGGGTGCCAACTGGATTGGCGTCATCCATCTTGAATTTCTTAAGTACTTCTTTGGCATAACCTTCTTGGGTGATGAAAATTCCTTTGTCTCCTTGCTTTACTTTGATGCCGAGATAATATGCCATGAGCCCCAAATCTGTCATCTCAAATTCATTTTCCATGTCTTTCTTGAACACTTCAAACATGCTTGGATTGTTTCCTGTGAAAATCAAGTCATCTACATACAAGCACACAATCATAATATCTCCACTTTGCACTTTGATATAAAGTGCATGCTCATATGGACACTTGATGAAGTTCTTGTCTTGAAAGTACTTGTCGATTCAAACATTCcaagctcttggtgcttgcttgagAGTTGAGACCATACAACGCCTTCTTCAACTTCAAGACTTTTTCTTCTTGCCCTTTTACTTCATAGCCCAATGGTTGCTCGATACAAACTTCTTCTTCGAGGAAACCATTCAAGAAGGCCGACTTCACATCAATTTGATAGATCTTCCATTTATTTTGGGCTGCCAAAGAAATGATCAGTCTAATAGTTTTAAGATGAGCAACGGGAGAAAATACCTCATCATAGTCAATTCCTTGTCTTTGACTATATCCTTTCGCTACCAATCTTGCTTTATATCTCTTCACTTATCCTTTTGCACTGTTCTTCGCCTTTTACACCCATCTTACTCCGATTGCTTTGTGTCCTTGTGGAAGTGTAGTAAGTTCCCACATATCATTCTTCGTGATTGACTTTATTTCTTCGTCCATGGCGTCTCTCCACTTTATGTTTTCCGCCGCTTCTTGGTAGCTTAGGGGCTCACAATCACCAGAAAGACAAAAGAGGTTAATGTCGTTTAGGTTTTCGGTTACCTCATAAAGCTCTTCAATGCTCCTTAGTCACGGTGTCCTCTCACTTGAGCTTGTTTCTTCCAACCTTGGTGTCAGTGAGGTCGGTGGTGTAAGATGTTCCTCTATCATTGGTTgttcaatttcttcttcttcttcttcaaagtaaggaagaaAATCATACCTTTCTTCTTGAACACTCCAATCATAACAATCTTGTTCATCGAACTCCATGTCACAGCTTATGACGATATTTCCACTATTTGGATTGTAAAGTTTGTAACCTTTGGAGCTTGAGTCATAACCTACAAACACATATTTCTCACTTTTATCATCGAGCTTTGTTCTGCTTTCGTCTGGAACATGGGTATAGGCAATACTTCCAAACACTTTAAGGTGAGAGT
This sequence is a window from Vicia villosa cultivar HV-30 ecotype Madison, WI unplaced genomic scaffold, Vvil1.0 ctg.001178F_1_1, whole genome shotgun sequence. Protein-coding genes within it:
- the LOC131633826 gene encoding uncharacterized protein LOC131633826 → MSIHKLCKDYGIVSTSHEDITREIMQFYENLMGTAQKSMEYVDIKSLRKVVITVSYQLNINGRVIKSMQANEGLRQGDSISLFLFVVVMKYLHRKLEDLQCIPNFNFYSKCENLGINDVSFGDDVLLFFFVQLKLDKVGVFLKW